TCCAATGCGGTGGATGTCATCATTATTGACTCGGTAGCCGCATTAACCCCAAAAGCAGAAATTGAAGGCGAAATGGGAGATTCCCACGTTGGTTTACAAGCCCGTTTAATGTCGCAAGCCTTGCGTAAGTTAACCGCTAATATCAAAAATGCGAACTGCCTGGTGATTTTTATCAACCAAATCCGCATGAAAATTGGTGTGATGTTTGGCAGTCCAGAAACCACTACTGGTGGAAACGCCCTGAAATTCTATGCTTCGGTCCGTTTAGATATCCGCCGTATTGGAGCGGTTAAAGAGGGTGAAGAGGTTACTGGTAACGAAACCCGCGTCAAAGTGGTTAAAAACAAGGTAGCGCCCCCTTTCCGTCAAGCGGAGTTTCAAATTCTCTACGGCGGCGGGATCTCCAAAGAGGGTGAACTCATCGATCTAGGGGTCAAATACAAATTAGTTGAGAAGAGCGGCGCTTGGTACAGCTATAACCACAATAAAATTGGACAAGGTAAAGCTAATTCCATGAAATTCTTAATGGAGCAAGTGGAAGTTGCCAACACCTTAGAGCGTCAGTTACGCGACCTATTACTCAATGACTATCAGCGTGAACCAGACTCTATCCCAGCAATGGCTAGGATAGAGCCGTTGGTCGATAGCCTGTAAGTGGTTGAAGCGATAAGCTTTCAATTGTGTAACGCGTGGAGATCACAGTAAGCTGTGATCTCTGTTATTCGAGATTGTTTTGCTATGAAAAAAAGAAGTACCGCTGACATTCGCCAAACTTTTCTGGATTTTTTCCAGCAAAAACGACACACCCTGGTTGCCAGCAGCACGCTTGTGCCCCCCCATGATCCCAGCCTGCTATTTACCAATGCTGGCATGAATCAGTTTAAAGAATTTTTTCTTGGTTTAGCTAAGAGCCCCTACGGTTGTGCGGTCACGGTACAACGCTGTCTACGTGCCGGCGGCAAACATAATGATCTAGAACAGGTGGGACATACAGCGCGTCATCATACTTTTTTCGAAATGTTAGGCAACTTTAGCTTTGGTGATTACTTTAAACGAGAGGCTATCAGCTTTGCTTGGGAGTTGTTGACGAGTGACCGCTGGTTTGGACTGCCTAAAGAGCAGTTGTGGATTACCGTGTATGACAGTGATGAGGAGTCCTACGCTATTTGGGCTGATGACATCGGCGTGCCTACGGCACGTATCATCCGTATCGGTGATAATCAAGGAGCTCCCTATGCTTCCGACAATTTCTGGCAGATGGGTGAGACCGGTCCCTGCGGGCCCTGTACTGAAATATTTTATGATCATGGTGCCGACATTGCGGGTGGCCCTCCGGGCAGTTTAACCGCTGACGGTGATCGTTTTGTTGAAATCTGGAACTTGGTTTTCATGCAGTTTAACCGTCAACAAGCGGGGACTTTACAACCCTTGCCCACGCCCTGTGTTGATACAGGACTGGGACTGGAACGTCTGGCAGCGGTCCTGCAAGGGGTTTGTTCTAATTATGATACCGATATTTTTCAGGCACTGCAGCGTGAAATCGCCGCCGTGATCCAGATTCAGGATCAACAACAGCCGGCAGTGCGTATTATTGCCGACCACCTCCGAGCCTCAGCTTTTTTAATGGCTGATGGTGTGACACCTAGCAATGAAGGCCGTGGTTACGTTTTACGACGGATTATTCGCCGAGCGATCCGTTACGGCCAAAAATTGGGAGCACCAGCCCCCTTCTTTTATCAACTGCTTGATCCTTTAATAACCATCATGGGTGATGTAGCCGTGGAGGTCGCCCAACAGCGAACGGTGATAGCTCAACGTTTAAAATCAGAAGAGCAGCAATTCACACAAACTTTACAGCACGCTTCCGCACTGCTCGCTGAGCAACTAGCCCTGCTGACTGGGAATACCTTCAGTGGGGAGGCGGCTTTTGAGCTCTATGACACCTATGGTTTACCATTAGACTTGACCATTGAGATCTGTCGAGAACACAATGTGGTGGTTGATCAGGTTGGTTTTGATCAGGCGATGGCGGCTCAACGACAACGGGCGAAGGGCTCAAGCCAGTTTACGGTTGATCATCAACCGATCATCCAGGTGGAGCCCCCCTCTCTGTTTTGCGGTTATGAAGCCTTAGAGATCAGATCTGAAGTGGTGGGGTTATGGTGTCAAGGAGAGCGAGTCGAACGGATTCATGCCGGAGAAACAGCGATTGTCTTTTTAAAACAGACCCCGTTCTATGCTACTGCAGGAGGGCAAATTGGTGATCACGGGCAGTTGACAGCGCCTGATAAGCGGTTTGAGGTGCGTGATACCCAGCGTTACGGCGTGGCTATAGGACATAGCGGCTGTTTACTGAGTGGCCAGTTATCGATTGGTGATATAATCGATGCTCAGGTCGATAGTGTCAAACGTCAGGCCACTGCTCTCAATCACTCAGCCACCCATTTGCTGCATGCGGCTTTACGCCAACTGCTGGGTGATCAGGTCATGCAAAAGGGCTCCTTAGTGACTGCCGAGTACTTACGTCTTGACTTTTCAGGGAGCGAACCCTTATGCCTAGAGCAACGGGTGCAAGTAGAACAGTTGGTGAATGACCAGATTCGCCAAAACCACCTGATTCAAACGGAGACGATGTCGTTAGCAGAGGCAAAAGCGCAGGGGGCTTTAGCTTTTTTTGAGGAAAAATATGGTGATCAGGTACGTCTTTTAACCATGGGAAATTTTTCCAAAGAGCTCTGTGGAGGTACTCATGCTAGGCGAACTGGAGATATTGGGTTATTCCATCTTCTCTCTGAATCGGGCGTGGCCGCCGGTGTGCGACGCATTGAGGCACTCACTGGTGCCACAGCGCTG
This genomic stretch from unidentified bacterial endosymbiont harbors:
- the alaS gene encoding alanine--tRNA ligase, with the protein product MKKRSTADIRQTFLDFFQQKRHTLVASSTLVPPHDPSLLFTNAGMNQFKEFFLGLAKSPYGCAVTVQRCLRAGGKHNDLEQVGHTARHHTFFEMLGNFSFGDYFKREAISFAWELLTSDRWFGLPKEQLWITVYDSDEESYAIWADDIGVPTARIIRIGDNQGAPYASDNFWQMGETGPCGPCTEIFYDHGADIAGGPPGSLTADGDRFVEIWNLVFMQFNRQQAGTLQPLPTPCVDTGLGLERLAAVLQGVCSNYDTDIFQALQREIAAVIQIQDQQQPAVRIIADHLRASAFLMADGVTPSNEGRGYVLRRIIRRAIRYGQKLGAPAPFFYQLLDPLITIMGDVAVEVAQQRTVIAQRLKSEEQQFTQTLQHASALLAEQLALLTGNTFSGEAAFELYDTYGLPLDLTIEICREHNVVVDQVGFDQAMAAQRQRAKGSSQFTVDHQPIIQVEPPSLFCGYEALEIRSEVVGLWCQGERVERIHAGETAIVFLKQTPFYATAGGQIGDHGQLTAPDKRFEVRDTQRYGVAIGHSGCLLSGQLSIGDIIDAQVDSVKRQATALNHSATHLLHAALRQLLGDQVMQKGSLVTAEYLRLDFSGSEPLCLEQRVQVEQLVNDQIRQNHLIQTETMSLAEAKAQGALAFFEEKYGDQVRLLTMGNFSKELCGGTHARRTGDIGLFHLLSESGVAAGVRRIEALTGATALQQWQQQQQHLLQLSALVKARSGQQLVNKVQALLHNQQQLSKRVEQLQENLALQSINQLINSANIIKDVNIIVSLIKNSEVKTLKVIVDELKQRLGTAIILLATVVKGRVHFIAGVTPNLTPRITATELMDEVVLRVSGKGGGRPELAQGAGSDVSAVATALAAATAWVTTQL